The sequence GATATGGTCGATCTGGGTAATCACGGTGTTTTCCCTCCTCATTCACCGGCATCTCCCATGGCGGGAAGCCGATTTTCGCCATGACCTTACCAGACAAACGCTTATTTTGTCAAGTATATAATATAAGATGCAGGGGATGGATAAAATATACCGGCGGGCTCGGAAGTTTCCTCCTCCGTCCACCGGTCAGTTTTTCTTGTTCCTTACCTATTTACCGGTCGTTCTCCCCCGGCGGGAAAAAATCTTTCCCTTTTTCCCGGAGCATAACGCCCTCGCGCCCGGGGTTACCCCGGTCATGGGTTGAAGGTGAGGGTCGCGCTTCCGTTTACCATATCATCGCTGGTTTCTTTCAGTTTAATGTGCCTGAAATACACCTTCCTCCCGCCGTCGATAGGATCGTCCGGACTCCCTTTGAACGCCTGTTTCGGATGGATGATCACGGGCAGAGGGCGATCTACATCCGCCTTCCCCGCCCAGACCTTTCCGCCGCCCGTGGCGTAATACCCGAAGTCCTGCGCAGTGAGGGCGTACTGAGCATCCTTGAAAGTGAACGTTTTCGACTCTCCCGCCTTGACGTTGTACCAGCCGATCCGCCTGTCGTCGGGCTTGTCGAACCCGGCCCAGCAGAAAGCGAACGACAGATTGTGGTCGCGGTTGTTATGTATCGTGATTGTGACAGCGGCGCAGGACGATGAGGCAAAAATCAATGACGCAGCCAATACGCAGAAAACCGATACGAATTTCAGAAAGTTTTTCATCCCGTCACTTCTCCTTCCGGACCTTCACAGTATGCAACCCGCCTCTTTCAGCACCCCATTTTTCATCTCCGGCGCCGTGACTGTTCCCGGCTTTCTGTTCTCCCGAGATTCCTTCGTACCTAAAACAGATCGCCGAGCTGCCGGAGGGCCTCCTCAAATTCCTGGAGGGACTTCTCCAGCTCATTCATCGCCCCGGCGAGGCCTGGTTCCGCGGTTCCGCTTCCTTTGCCCCCGGCAAACAGGAGAACGGTGTAATATCCGCTGCCGAGCCGGCAGATTCCAGCCCCCACGTGGGTATACTCCCCGGCCAGCATGGAATTTCGGGTCTTTCCGTCGTTAAAAAACTCCCGGAATATTTCAAGTGCGTCGGCCTCCGGCGTGTCAACCCCAGATGTCGATGCCCCGGCAAAGACCAGGCCGCTGTCCCTCAGGACTGTATCGAACGTTCTTCCGTCAGGCCTGGTGACGATGTCGAATTTCACGTTCATCTCCCGTGCCCTGGTCAGGGCCGCACTGGTGAGGGCATCGTCCGTCCGCAGGGGGACACGCCCGGAACGGGTCCTCTCGTTGTTGATAAGGTTCACCACATTGGCAGCCGCAAAGGCGAGACCGTCCCCGGGCAGGGGCGGGGTGTTTCCGGCTCCCCCGCCCTCTCCCGTGAAGAGTTCCACGCAGTAGGTCCTGCCCCCTTCCTCGTGAAAAGCCAGCCCCACGGCGGAATACTCGGGGTTCAGCAGAACTTTTTTATGCCCGGGAGAATTCATGAACTGTTCATGGAAATGAGAGGCCTTCAGGGGTTTCGTATTTGAAGCCACGTTTTCTCCGCTTCTTGCCGGATTGAGATTGAACTCGGCGAAGACGGAACTGTAGCTTTTTCCGTTCGGACGGGTGTGGCCCCACACCTTCGGCAGTTCCGAAGCCCGGCGGGCCGCCGCCTTCGACAGGGTCGCATCCAGTTTCAGATCCCGGGCGCCGGTCTTTCTGCGGTCGGCATTGATGAGTTTCAGCAGTTCATTGCTTACCGCCGAAAAAGTGTCTCCTCCCCCTGCGGGAAGGGGCTCCCCCGTCTTCACCGGCCTGTAGTCCACGCGACCGTTTTTTGCCGCGTACCTGGTGAACTTTGCCGTCCTCCTGTCGGGACCGGCGGGGCATGTTTCGCCGTCCTCGTACACAAAGGCCTTCGACATGACCACCCTTGTAATGTCCCCTTTTCCCCAGGAGATTTTATTCCTGCCGGACAGATAGGAATGGAGATACATGGTCGGTTTGGAGGTGGAAAAGTTGATGGTCCGCGATTCGCGGGGCCTCACCACGTACCAGCCTCTGGTCGTCCATGCGCCGGTGGAGTCGCAGTAGTAGACCACGGCTGTGTTGAGGCTGTCTGCGAAGTCGTTTCGGATCGTCAGTTTCAGGGCAAAGGCCGCCGGCAGGGGTCCCATCAGGAAAAGAGCGGTAAGACACAGGACCGCCAGGCTTCGCAGCCCTATCGGCATTTTTTCCAGAACGGCCTCCTCCTTTTTCGCACCTCTAAAGCTCCCTCCGCACAGCTTCAAAAGCCGGCGCTTTTTGCATGAACAGCGGCCTTACTTGTGGCTGCGGACCCCGAAATCAAAAGACAGTGTATTCGGCTTGAAACTAAAGCCTCTGGACGCCGCTTCATTGGTCTTTTTCCAGTTGCCCCCGAAAGGCTTAATGAGTTTATTGAGGGAGACGGTGATGTCGTACTTGTACACCTGTCCGGGATACCATTCTCCTTTTATCGGATTGGAATATGTGCCGGAATGACTGACGTTCCACGTTGCAGGTTTCCATCCCTGCGACTGTATCGCGCCGTAGATAGTGCCCCATTCCATCTTGTGGATGGTGAACACTCCTTTGTAGCTTATTTTCCTGTCGTAGATGGCCGTAATGATATCGCCGTTCTTGCTGTTGTTGATGATGTCGAAGTACAGAACCAGTGTTCTGTGGTTGCCGTCTGTTACCTTCGTGTTCTTTCGCGTCGAAAGTTTGCATCCCGTGTACTTGACCGTCACCCAGTCGGGTTTCGCCAGGGCGGCGGAGGCGAATGCCAGCAACATCAGCACCGCTATGCCCGTTAAGAGTCCGAATCTGTTCTTTCCTCTCATGTATTGCCCCCCCTTTGCTGAATGAACGTTCCGTCCTTCCGTACCGCAAATACTCCGTCCGATGGTTACCGCTGTTCCCCCAAAAACGGGATCCGAAACAGCACCCGAAATTTCCAGGGCGTTAGAGAATATCCGATGTGCCCTCAAAGTGAATGGGTGTTTCTTTTCGAACCTCACCCCGCAGCAGGAACCTCGACGGTAATTTCCGAGTCCTTGTGCTTCTCCACGTCTTCCCAGTCTTTTTCGGAATCGACGGATGTGACGATAACGCTGATCTCGTTTTCCTTTTCGCCGGGGCCCATGACGGTGAAATTCTCTTTCCCGGTCGCACCTTTCAGTATGACGTAGCCT is a genomic window of Aminivibrio pyruvatiphilus containing:
- a CDS encoding CAP domain-containing protein, whose product is MPIGLRSLAVLCLTALFLMGPLPAAFALKLTIRNDFADSLNTAVVYYCDSTGAWTTRGWYVVRPRESRTINFSTSKPTMYLHSYLSGRNKISWGKGDITRVVMSKAFVYEDGETCPAGPDRRTAKFTRYAAKNGRVDYRPVKTGEPLPAGGGDTFSAVSNELLKLINADRRKTGARDLKLDATLSKAAARRASELPKVWGHTRPNGKSYSSVFAEFNLNPARSGENVASNTKPLKASHFHEQFMNSPGHKKVLLNPEYSAVGLAFHEEGGRTYCVELFTGEGGGAGNTPPLPGDGLAFAAANVVNLINNERTRSGRVPLRTDDALTSAALTRAREMNVKFDIVTRPDGRTFDTVLRDSGLVFAGASTSGVDTPEADALEIFREFFNDGKTRNSMLAGEYTHVGAGICRLGSGYYTVLLFAGGKGSGTAEPGLAGAMNELEKSLQEFEEALRQLGDLF